One window from the genome of Nocardioides conyzicola encodes:
- a CDS encoding antibiotic biosynthesis monooxygenase: MLTKALLVRLEALPGKETELADFLTEARSIVMDEPGTVAWFAIRFGPSTFGVYDVFPDDEARDAHLAGGVGQALGPNTGVLFSEPHIEKIDVLADKLPA; the protein is encoded by the coding sequence ATGCTGACCAAAGCCCTCCTCGTGCGACTCGAGGCACTGCCGGGAAAAGAGACGGAGCTCGCCGACTTCCTCACCGAAGCGCGGTCGATCGTCATGGACGAGCCCGGCACCGTCGCCTGGTTCGCCATCCGGTTCGGGCCCTCGACCTTCGGCGTGTACGACGTGTTCCCGGACGACGAGGCCCGAGACGCCCACCTCGCCGGCGGTGTGGGCCAGGCCCTCGGGCCCAATACCGGAGTCCTCTTCTCCGAGCCGCACATCGAAAAGATCGACGTCCTCGCTGACAAGCTCCCCGCGTAG
- a CDS encoding ABC transporter ATP-binding protein, giving the protein MRYGEKVAVDGLSLTVDRGTITAVLGPNGAGKTTTLETCEGYRKPQHGTVRVLGLDPVRERRDLLPRIGVMLQGGGAWSGVRAMEMLTHVSRLHAHPLDTDMLAERLGLGDCGRTPYRRLSGGQQQRLGLAMAIVGRPEIVFVDEPTAGMDPQARRTTWELLEELRGDGVTVVLTTHYMDEAERLADQIHIIDRGRLIASGTPEELTRGTSATVRLVVDQELPGDAEAALRASVDRWSGEHGVGVRSISFGSRTLEDVFLELTGRELEP; this is encoded by the coding sequence ATGAGGTACGGCGAGAAGGTCGCCGTCGACGGTCTCTCGCTGACGGTCGACCGGGGCACGATCACCGCCGTGCTAGGCCCCAACGGTGCCGGCAAGACCACCACGCTCGAGACCTGCGAGGGCTACCGGAAGCCGCAGCACGGCACCGTCCGGGTGCTCGGCCTCGACCCGGTCCGCGAGCGCCGCGACCTGCTCCCCCGCATCGGCGTGATGCTCCAGGGTGGCGGTGCGTGGAGCGGCGTCCGCGCGATGGAGATGCTCACCCACGTCTCCCGCCTGCACGCCCACCCCCTCGACACCGACATGCTCGCGGAGCGGCTCGGGCTCGGCGACTGCGGGCGTACGCCGTACCGACGCCTCTCCGGCGGTCAGCAGCAGCGCCTCGGCCTGGCGATGGCGATCGTCGGGCGCCCCGAGATCGTGTTCGTCGACGAGCCGACCGCCGGCATGGACCCGCAGGCCCGGCGGACGACGTGGGAGCTGCTCGAGGAGCTGCGCGGCGACGGGGTCACGGTCGTGCTCACCACCCACTACATGGACGAGGCCGAGCGGCTCGCCGACCAGATCCACATCATCGACCGGGGCCGGCTGATCGCCTCGGGGACGCCGGAGGAGCTGACCCGCGGCACGTCGGCGACCGTGCGTCTCGTCGTCGACCAGGAGCTGCCCGGCGACGCGGAGGCCGCGCTGCGCGCGTCGGTGGACCGGTGGAGCGGCGAGCACGGTGTGGGGGTGCGGTCGATCAGCTTCGGCTCGCGCACCCTCGAGGACGTCTTCCTGGAGCTCACCGGACGGGAGCTCGAGCCGTGA
- a CDS encoding DnaJ C-terminal domain-containing protein, with translation MARDFYEVLGVSRDADPDDIQRAYRRLARQNHPDVNKDSGAEERFKDIAEAYDVLSDPEQRRRYDAFGEDFRRVPPETDPAAWRQARAYADAGAGARGGWSSGSGSSRGFGAGDFGDGVDIEDLLGGIFGGRGRGGWGPGRVPGSDHEAEVEVSVEEAYGGTERSLTINGPDGPRTLDVTIPAGVVDGQRIRLRGQGGQGSGSAAAGDLYLVVRIADHPRYRVDGRDLHALVPIAPWEAALGASVSVDTPGGVAAVKVPAGSSSHRRLRLRGRGLPDRHGKPGNFYAELQIRVPGTLSAEEQRLFEELAKTSTFDPRSRP, from the coding sequence ATGGCCCGAGACTTCTACGAGGTGCTCGGAGTCTCCCGCGACGCCGACCCCGACGACATCCAACGGGCCTACCGCAGGCTGGCCCGGCAGAACCACCCCGACGTCAACAAGGACTCGGGGGCCGAGGAGCGGTTCAAGGACATCGCCGAGGCCTACGACGTGCTGTCGGATCCCGAGCAGCGTCGCAGGTACGACGCCTTCGGCGAGGACTTCCGACGCGTCCCTCCCGAGACCGATCCGGCGGCCTGGCGCCAGGCCCGGGCGTACGCCGATGCCGGTGCTGGCGCGCGCGGGGGCTGGTCGTCCGGATCCGGCTCATCGAGGGGTTTCGGCGCAGGCGACTTCGGTGACGGCGTCGACATCGAGGACCTGCTCGGGGGAATCTTCGGCGGCCGCGGGCGAGGCGGCTGGGGACCAGGCCGGGTCCCGGGCTCCGACCACGAGGCCGAGGTGGAGGTGTCCGTCGAGGAGGCCTACGGCGGAACCGAGCGCAGCCTGACGATCAACGGACCCGACGGTCCCCGAACCCTCGACGTCACCATCCCGGCGGGCGTGGTCGACGGGCAGCGGATCCGACTGCGCGGCCAAGGTGGCCAGGGCAGCGGCTCTGCGGCCGCCGGAGACCTCTACCTGGTGGTCCGGATCGCCGACCACCCTCGCTACCGGGTCGACGGTCGCGACCTGCACGCTCTCGTGCCGATCGCTCCGTGGGAGGCTGCCCTGGGCGCGTCGGTCTCCGTCGACACCCCCGGAGGCGTCGCCGCCGTGAAGGTCCCGGCCGGCTCGTCCAGCCACCGGCGGCTGCGGCTCAGGGGCCGCGGGCTCCCCGACAGACACGGCAAGCCGGGCAACTTCTACGCCGAGCTGCAGATCCGCGTGCCCGGAACCCTCAGCGCTGAGGAGCAGCGGCTCTTCGAGGAGCTCGCGAAGACCTCCACCTTCGACCCGAGGAGTCGACCATGA
- a CDS encoding metalloregulator ArsR/SmtB family transcription factor: MEINEVPVPGHDQTTRQRVARSILVNGPSTAAALAERLDLTPAAVRRHLDQLLEEGLVEAREPRSQATRGRGRPAKAFALTESGRDGFDQQYDDLAAQALRFLAETGGDEAVREFAARRWAFIPERFEGIRAEHPELGSAEVLAQVFTAEGYAATVRDSPVGEQLCQQHCPVAHVAHEFPQLCEAETEAISLVLGSHVQRLATIAHGDGVCTTCIPSSTVTGTAKSTPTKTKETVS; encoded by the coding sequence GTGGAAATCAACGAGGTGCCCGTTCCCGGGCACGACCAGACGACGCGTCAGCGCGTCGCCCGGTCGATCCTCGTCAACGGACCCTCGACCGCCGCGGCGCTCGCCGAGCGGCTCGACCTCACCCCGGCCGCCGTACGCCGTCACCTCGACCAGCTGCTCGAGGAGGGCCTCGTCGAGGCGCGGGAGCCGCGCAGCCAGGCCACCCGCGGGCGCGGCCGGCCGGCGAAGGCCTTCGCGCTGACCGAGTCCGGTCGCGACGGCTTCGACCAGCAGTACGACGACCTCGCGGCGCAGGCGCTCCGCTTCCTGGCGGAGACCGGTGGCGACGAGGCCGTCCGGGAATTCGCCGCCCGCCGCTGGGCGTTCATCCCGGAGAGGTTCGAGGGGATCCGGGCGGAGCACCCCGAGCTGGGGTCCGCCGAGGTCCTGGCCCAGGTGTTCACCGCCGAGGGGTACGCCGCGACGGTTCGCGACAGCCCGGTCGGGGAGCAGCTGTGCCAGCAGCACTGCCCGGTTGCCCACGTAGCCCACGAGTTCCCGCAGCTGTGCGAGGCCGAGACCGAGGCGATCAGCCTGGTCCTCGGCAGCCACGTCCAGCGGCTGGCCACGATCGCCCACGGCGACGGGGTCTGCACCACCTGCATTCCCAGCAGCACCGTTACCGGCACAGCGAAGAGCACACCCACCAAGACGAAGGAGACGGTCAGCTGA
- a CDS encoding COX15/CtaA family protein: MERLRYRVRHLDDWLRGWAWASIVVNIGIVVTGGVVRLTGSGLGCPTWPECHAGSFTPHGAYDVHSAIEFGNRMLTYVLVVVAIGTFVATWQAGRRDLRRLALVIALGIPAQAVIGGITVLTDLNPWIVSFHLLCSMAIIGVAVLLRWRLDRPAPEVAPRGALVALAWSTFATAWAVLYVGTVVTGSGPHAGDRDAKRNGLDPLQMSQVHADLVFLLVGLTIGLLLAVVAAKRPAAVRRAVVVLLVVELAQGLIGFVQYFTDLPVVLVGFHMLGAAIISATVTQALLEVRES; the protein is encoded by the coding sequence ATGGAACGCCTTCGCTATCGCGTCCGGCACCTCGACGACTGGCTGCGTGGCTGGGCCTGGGCGTCGATCGTGGTCAACATCGGCATCGTCGTCACCGGCGGCGTCGTCCGGCTGACCGGCTCCGGGCTCGGCTGCCCCACGTGGCCGGAGTGCCACGCCGGGTCCTTCACCCCGCACGGGGCGTACGACGTGCACTCGGCGATCGAGTTCGGCAACCGGATGCTGACCTACGTGCTCGTCGTGGTCGCGATCGGCACGTTCGTCGCGACCTGGCAGGCAGGACGCCGCGACCTGCGCCGGCTCGCCCTGGTCATCGCGCTCGGCATCCCCGCGCAGGCGGTCATCGGCGGCATCACCGTGCTGACCGACCTGAACCCGTGGATCGTGTCCTTCCACCTGCTCTGCTCGATGGCGATCATCGGCGTCGCGGTGCTGCTGCGCTGGCGGCTCGACCGGCCGGCACCCGAGGTCGCCCCGCGCGGAGCCCTGGTGGCCCTCGCCTGGTCGACGTTCGCCACCGCCTGGGCGGTGCTCTACGTCGGCACGGTCGTCACCGGCTCCGGCCCGCACGCCGGCGACAGGGACGCGAAGCGCAACGGGCTCGACCCGCTGCAGATGAGCCAGGTGCACGCGGACCTGGTCTTCCTGCTGGTCGGCCTCACCATCGGCCTGCTGCTCGCGGTGGTCGCGGCCAAGCGGCCGGCCGCCGTACGCCGGGCCGTCGTGGTGCTGCTCGTCGTCGAGCTGGCCCAGGGCCTGATCGGGTTCGTGCAGTACTTCACCGACCTGCCCGTCGTGCTCGTCGGCTTCCACATGCTCGGCGCCGCGATCATCTCGGCGACCGTCACCCAGGCGCTGCTCGAGGTGCGCGAGTCGTAG
- the dnaK gene encoding molecular chaperone DnaK has protein sequence MGRAVGIDLGTTNSVIAAMDGGQPQVIPNVEGNRTTPSVVAFLENGERLVGQMARRQAILNPKGTIYSAKRFIGRRYDEVSSELSAVSFDVVAGPDGTARLEVNGKLYAPEEISAQVLRKLVDDAGKFLGERVTEAVITVPAHFNDAQRQATKDAGRIAGLEVLRIINEPTAAALAYGMDKLENETVLVFDLGGGTFDVSILTVGEGVVEVRSTAGDTHLGGDDFDRRLVDHLADEFKKSNGIDLREDSQALQRLFEAAEKAKVELSAVTQTAVNLPFVTADASGPKHLNVNLMRSTFEQLTADLVERCLDPVKQAMEDAKVTADDIDEVILVGGSTRIPAVQALVRRLTGGKDPNMTVNPDEVVAIGAAVQAAIIKGDVKDVLLLDVTPLSLGLETMGGVMTKVIERNTTIPARRTEVFSTAEDNQSAVDVVVLQGERERAADNRVLARFRLEDIRPAPRGVPQVEVTFDLDANGILHVSARDKDTGVEQEVTISETSTLDQREIDRMIEDAETHRGEDAALRERVDARNELDSVAYQVRKALDEGGASVPQHDRARAEMLVEEARQAVEGDEPVERLRALTGELHQMSQVLSTAARGDGASSTGSAGARDDVSSDSDDEDVIDAEFTSQ, from the coding sequence ATGGGCAGGGCAGTCGGTATCGATCTCGGCACGACGAACTCGGTGATCGCGGCGATGGACGGTGGTCAGCCGCAGGTCATCCCGAACGTGGAGGGCAACCGGACCACGCCGTCGGTCGTCGCCTTCCTGGAGAACGGCGAGCGACTCGTCGGCCAGATGGCCCGACGACAGGCGATCCTGAACCCCAAGGGGACGATCTACTCCGCGAAGCGCTTCATCGGCCGCAGGTACGACGAGGTCAGCAGCGAGCTGTCGGCCGTCTCGTTCGACGTGGTCGCCGGTCCCGACGGCACGGCGCGACTCGAGGTCAACGGCAAGCTCTACGCGCCGGAGGAGATCTCCGCACAGGTGCTTCGGAAGCTGGTCGACGACGCCGGGAAGTTCCTCGGCGAGCGGGTCACCGAAGCGGTCATCACCGTCCCGGCGCACTTCAACGACGCGCAACGCCAGGCCACCAAGGACGCCGGCCGGATCGCCGGGCTCGAGGTCCTCCGGATCATCAACGAGCCGACAGCCGCTGCCCTCGCGTACGGGATGGACAAGCTCGAGAACGAGACCGTGCTCGTCTTCGACCTCGGCGGTGGCACGTTCGACGTGAGCATCCTGACGGTCGGCGAGGGCGTGGTCGAGGTCAGGTCGACCGCCGGTGACACGCACCTGGGCGGGGACGACTTCGACCGGCGCCTCGTCGACCACCTGGCTGACGAGTTCAAGAAGTCCAACGGCATCGATCTCCGCGAGGACTCGCAGGCCCTGCAACGCCTGTTCGAAGCTGCGGAGAAGGCCAAGGTGGAGCTGTCGGCGGTGACCCAGACCGCCGTCAACCTCCCCTTCGTCACGGCCGACGCCTCCGGGCCCAAGCACCTCAACGTCAACCTGATGAGGTCGACGTTCGAGCAGCTCACCGCCGACCTCGTCGAGCGCTGCCTCGATCCGGTCAAGCAGGCGATGGAGGACGCGAAGGTCACCGCTGACGACATCGACGAGGTCATCCTCGTCGGCGGCTCGACCCGGATCCCGGCCGTGCAGGCCTTGGTCCGCCGCCTGACCGGTGGCAAGGACCCCAACATGACCGTCAACCCCGACGAGGTCGTCGCCATCGGCGCCGCCGTCCAGGCGGCGATCATCAAGGGGGACGTCAAGGACGTGTTGCTCCTCGACGTCACCCCGCTCTCGCTGGGGCTCGAGACGATGGGCGGTGTGATGACCAAGGTCATCGAGCGCAACACCACCATTCCCGCTCGGCGGACCGAGGTGTTCAGCACCGCGGAGGACAACCAGTCCGCGGTCGACGTCGTCGTCCTCCAGGGTGAGCGGGAGAGAGCCGCCGACAACCGCGTGCTGGCCCGGTTCCGGCTGGAGGACATCCGTCCGGCGCCTCGCGGCGTACCCCAGGTCGAGGTGACCTTCGACCTCGACGCCAACGGCATCCTGCACGTCTCGGCGCGCGACAAGGACACCGGTGTCGAGCAGGAGGTGACCATCAGCGAGACCTCCACGCTCGACCAGAGGGAGATCGACCGGATGATCGAGGACGCCGAGACTCACCGCGGTGAGGACGCAGCCCTGCGCGAAAGGGTCGACGCTCGCAACGAGCTCGACTCCGTGGCCTACCAGGTCCGCAAGGCTCTCGACGAGGGCGGCGCGTCCGTGCCCCAGCACGATCGTGCCCGTGCCGAGATGCTGGTCGAGGAGGCCAGGCAGGCCGTCGAGGGTGACGAACCCGTCGAGCGTCTCCGTGCCCTCACCGGGGAGCTCCACCAGATGAGCCAGGTGCTGAGCACTGCGGCCCGAGGCGACGGGGCATCCTCGACAGGGTCGGCCGGCGCCCGCGACGACGTGAGCTCTGACAGCGATGACGAGGACGTCATCGACGCCGAGTTCACGTCCCAGTGA
- a CDS encoding NADPH-dependent FMN reductase has product MTTYKVGYFVGSLSSTSINRILSRALIRVAPDDLEFSEIPIGNLALYSPDFDDDYPPEARALKASIAAVDAVLFVAPEYNRSIPGALKNAIDWASRPWGQNSFDHIPAAVIGASVGQIGTAIGQQSLRAVLSFCNARQMTSPEAYIHYSADVFQADGEVTDDSTEAFLRAYMAEFRTYIGMVLTVLPRPQEQ; this is encoded by the coding sequence ATGACCACCTACAAGGTCGGCTACTTCGTCGGCAGCCTGTCCTCGACGTCGATCAACCGCATCCTCTCCAGGGCCCTCATCCGGGTCGCTCCGGACGACCTGGAGTTCAGCGAGATCCCCATCGGCAACCTGGCGCTGTACAGCCCGGACTTCGACGACGACTACCCGCCCGAGGCCCGAGCGCTCAAGGCTTCGATCGCTGCCGTCGACGCGGTGCTCTTCGTCGCCCCTGAGTACAACCGCTCGATCCCCGGGGCGTTGAAGAACGCGATCGACTGGGCGTCCCGACCATGGGGACAGAACTCCTTCGACCACATCCCGGCCGCGGTCATCGGAGCCTCCGTCGGACAGATCGGCACCGCCATCGGCCAACAGAGCCTGCGCGCTGTGCTCAGCTTCTGCAACGCCCGCCAGATGACCTCACCCGAGGCCTACATCCACTACTCCGCCGATGTCTTCCAGGCAGACGGCGAGGTCACGGACGACTCCACCGAGGCCTTTCTCCGCGCCTACATGGCCGAGTTCCGCACCTACATCGGCATGGTCCTGACCGTCCTGCCACGCCCGCAAGAGCAGTGA
- the sufB gene encoding Fe-S cluster assembly protein SufB — protein MTTIDERNPELEGIGRYDFGWADSDVAGATAKRGLSEEVVRDISAKKSEPQWMLDLRLKGLKLFGRKPMPNWGSDLSGIDFDNIKYFVRSSEKQAATWDDLPEEIKNTYDRLGIPEAEKQRLVSGVAAQYESEVVYHSIREDLEEQGVLFLDTDTALKEQPELFQEYFGTVIPVGDNKFAALNTSVWSGGSFIYVPPGVHVDIPLQAYFRINTENMGQFERTLIIVDEGAYVHYVEGCTAPIYSSDSLHSAVVEIIVKKGGRCRYTTIQNWSNNVYNLVTKRAVCEAGATMEWVDGNIGSKVTMKYPAVYLMGEHAKGETLSIAFAGEGQHQDAGAKMVHAAPNTSSSILSKSVARGGGRTSYRGLIQINEGAHGSKSNVLCDALLVDQISRSDTYPYVDIREDDVSMGHEASVSKVSDDQLFYLMSRGMEQDEAMAMIVRGFIEPIAKELPMEYALELNRLIELQMEGAVG, from the coding sequence ATGACCACCATCGACGAGCGCAACCCCGAGCTCGAGGGCATCGGACGCTACGACTTCGGTTGGGCCGACTCCGACGTGGCCGGCGCCACCGCCAAGCGCGGGCTGAGCGAAGAGGTCGTCCGCGACATCTCCGCGAAGAAGAGCGAGCCGCAGTGGATGCTCGACCTGCGCCTGAAGGGCCTCAAGCTCTTCGGCCGCAAGCCCATGCCCAACTGGGGCTCGGACCTGTCGGGGATCGACTTCGACAACATCAAGTACTTCGTGCGCTCCAGCGAGAAGCAGGCGGCGACGTGGGACGACCTCCCCGAGGAGATCAAGAACACCTACGACCGGCTCGGCATCCCGGAGGCGGAGAAGCAGCGCCTGGTCTCGGGCGTCGCGGCGCAGTACGAGTCCGAGGTCGTCTACCACTCGATCCGCGAGGACCTCGAGGAGCAGGGCGTCCTCTTCCTGGACACCGACACGGCGCTCAAGGAGCAGCCGGAGCTCTTCCAGGAGTACTTCGGCACCGTGATCCCGGTCGGCGACAACAAGTTCGCCGCGCTCAACACCTCGGTGTGGTCGGGTGGCTCCTTCATCTACGTCCCGCCGGGCGTCCACGTGGACATCCCGCTGCAGGCCTACTTCCGGATCAACACCGAGAACATGGGTCAGTTCGAGCGCACCCTGATCATCGTCGACGAGGGCGCCTACGTGCACTACGTCGAGGGCTGCACCGCGCCGATCTACTCCTCCGACTCGCTGCACTCGGCCGTCGTCGAGATCATCGTGAAGAAGGGCGGCCGCTGCCGCTACACGACCATCCAGAACTGGTCCAACAACGTCTACAACCTCGTCACCAAGCGCGCCGTCTGCGAGGCCGGCGCGACCATGGAGTGGGTCGACGGCAACATCGGCTCCAAGGTGACGATGAAGTACCCGGCCGTCTACCTGATGGGCGAGCACGCCAAGGGCGAGACGCTCTCCATCGCGTTCGCAGGCGAGGGCCAGCACCAGGACGCCGGCGCCAAGATGGTCCACGCGGCGCCCAACACGAGCTCGAGCATCCTGTCGAAGTCGGTGGCGCGTGGCGGCGGACGTACGTCGTACCGCGGCCTGATCCAGATCAACGAGGGCGCGCACGGCTCCAAGTCCAACGTGCTCTGCGACGCGCTCCTGGTCGACCAGATCAGCCGCTCGGACACCTACCCGTACGTCGACATCCGCGAGGACGACGTGTCCATGGGTCACGAGGCCTCGGTCTCGAAGGTCTCCGACGACCAGCTCTTCTACCTGATGTCGCGCGGCATGGAGCAGGACGAGGCCATGGCGATGATCGTCCGCGGCTTCATCGAGCCGATCGCCAAGGAGCTCCCCATGGAGTACGCCCTCGAGCTCAACCGGCTCATCGAGCTGCAGATGGAGGGCGCGGTGGGCTGA
- a CDS encoding chaperone modulator CbpM, producing MTTVTHYALARPYRLSLDSYGQATGLHPELVRRLVAMGLLEVTRDAQGRLWFDPSQVREMARIQRLRMGLNLSYSAIGLVVELLDRIAELEQAQRRISRRGGAPWT from the coding sequence ATGACCACGGTCACCCACTACGCCCTCGCTCGGCCCTACCGGCTCAGCCTCGACAGCTATGGGCAGGCCACCGGCCTGCATCCCGAGCTGGTGCGCCGCCTGGTCGCCATGGGGTTGCTGGAGGTCACCCGCGACGCGCAGGGGCGCTTGTGGTTCGACCCGTCCCAGGTGCGGGAGATGGCGCGGATCCAGCGACTGCGGATGGGCCTGAACCTCAGCTACTCCGCCATCGGCCTGGTCGTCGAGCTGCTCGACCGGATCGCGGAGCTGGAACAGGCACAGCGGCGGATCTCACGACGAGGAGGCGCTCCATGGACATGA
- a CDS encoding nucleotide exchange factor GrpE yields MSDHEVAPTNEAPEGVDDAAEHVDQARQVAELEDAWRRTAAELDNVRKRCARDVLRGREQERAAVAASWLPVVDNLERALEHASSDSDSVVEGVRAVLAQAVGVLADLGYPQRDDAGRAFDPAVHEAVGTVYEEGSVPGTVAHVVRPGYGPDDRILRPAAVVVATRAS; encoded by the coding sequence ATGTCCGACCACGAGGTGGCCCCGACGAACGAGGCTCCAGAGGGCGTAGACGACGCGGCCGAGCACGTCGACCAGGCGCGTCAGGTCGCGGAGCTGGAGGACGCGTGGCGGCGTACGGCTGCCGAGCTGGACAACGTCCGCAAGCGTTGCGCGCGTGACGTGCTGCGCGGCCGAGAGCAGGAACGGGCTGCCGTGGCAGCCAGCTGGTTGCCCGTCGTGGACAACCTGGAGCGGGCGCTCGAGCACGCGTCGTCCGACTCCGACTCCGTGGTCGAGGGCGTGCGAGCCGTGCTCGCGCAGGCGGTCGGCGTCCTGGCCGACCTCGGCTACCCGCAACGCGACGACGCCGGCCGGGCCTTCGACCCGGCCGTGCACGAGGCGGTCGGCACGGTGTACGAAGAGGGGTCGGTGCCAGGCACTGTCGCTCATGTCGTGCGTCCCGGGTACGGGCCTGACGACAGGATCCTGCGACCGGCGGCGGTCGTGGTGGCCACGAGGGCATCCTGA
- a CDS encoding ABC transporter permease, which produces MSGTFTPKPGAAPLHQQVLAQSRMEARLMLRNGEQLLLAVVIPVLVLFGAVTAGEHLNLDLPSSHPLVDIFTPGVIALAVMSTSFTSLAIATGFERRYGVIKRLGSSPLPRSGLLAGKVGALLLVQLVQVIIIGGVGQLLGWTPKPGVLGVALAILLGTAAFAALGLFVAGALRAEATLAAANLIYLLLMTGGGVVLPLTAYGDARPFLQWLPSAALGEAMRTGFIDGAVAWRDLGVLLVWAALGTVLTAKTFKWE; this is translated from the coding sequence GTGAGCGGCACCTTCACCCCGAAGCCCGGCGCGGCGCCGCTGCACCAGCAGGTGCTGGCGCAGTCCCGGATGGAGGCGCGGCTGATGCTGCGCAACGGCGAGCAGCTGCTGCTGGCCGTCGTCATCCCGGTGCTGGTCCTCTTCGGTGCGGTCACCGCCGGTGAGCACCTCAACCTCGACCTGCCGTCCTCGCACCCGCTCGTCGACATCTTCACCCCCGGGGTGATCGCCCTGGCGGTGATGTCGACCTCGTTCACCTCGCTCGCGATCGCGACCGGGTTCGAGCGCCGGTACGGCGTGATCAAGCGGCTCGGCAGCTCACCACTCCCCCGGTCCGGGTTGCTGGCCGGCAAGGTCGGCGCGCTGCTCCTCGTGCAGCTCGTCCAGGTCATCATCATCGGCGGCGTCGGCCAGCTGCTGGGGTGGACGCCCAAGCCGGGCGTGCTCGGCGTCGCGCTCGCGATCCTCCTCGGCACCGCCGCCTTCGCCGCGCTCGGTCTCTTCGTCGCCGGCGCGCTCCGGGCCGAGGCGACGCTCGCCGCGGCCAACCTGATCTACCTGCTGCTGATGACCGGCGGCGGCGTCGTCCTCCCGCTGACGGCGTACGGCGACGCGCGGCCGTTCCTGCAGTGGCTCCCGTCCGCCGCCCTCGGCGAGGCGATGCGCACCGGCTTCATCGACGGTGCGGTCGCGTGGCGCGACCTCGGCGTGCTGCTCGTCTGGGCGGCGCTCGGCACCGTCCTCACCGCCAAGACCTTCAAGTGGGAGTGA